A portion of the Acidimicrobiales bacterium genome contains these proteins:
- a CDS encoding glycosyltransferase, producing MQEVLIEAVQLDTAAVLLGEKRITQLAAQAEATNRVLEGRTVWNVNSTAQGGGVAEMLEVLLAYARGGGVDTRWLVIHGVPDFFAVTKRLHNWLHGVPGDGGELGAAERRIYEQNLADNEGELTARVRPGDVVILHDPQTTGLITPMKRAGAIVIWRCHVGSDDRDNPFVVGAWNFLAPYLEDADAFIFSRATYPPAWLNGGRVHVIPPSIDPFSAKNQELAPGAVRSILARIGLLQATAGAGSPEFMHRDGLPGTVTDVADIVAEGGRLDPDAPVVVQISRWDRLKDMFGVMCGFVEHVGGDSGANLILAGPEAKGVADDPEALAVYSECLEGWRQLPSDQRRRVRLVKLPMDDVEANAAMVNALQRHAAVVVQKSLVEGFGLTVAEAMWKSRPVVASAVGGINDQIVDGESGRLLPDPTDLAAFGAIVDSLLHDPSERQRLGREARRRVLDQFMGDRHLIQYGQLLDELLVPAAPPAPSALRPAGP from the coding sequence ATGCAAGAGGTCCTCATCGAAGCGGTGCAGCTGGACACGGCGGCCGTTCTGCTCGGCGAGAAGCGGATCACGCAGCTGGCCGCCCAAGCCGAGGCGACCAACCGGGTGCTCGAGGGCCGGACGGTGTGGAACGTCAACTCGACCGCCCAGGGCGGAGGCGTCGCCGAGATGCTGGAAGTGCTCCTCGCCTACGCCCGCGGCGGCGGCGTCGACACCCGGTGGCTGGTGATCCACGGCGTACCCGATTTCTTCGCCGTTACCAAGCGGCTCCACAACTGGTTGCACGGGGTCCCGGGCGACGGCGGCGAGCTGGGTGCTGCGGAGCGCCGGATCTACGAGCAGAACCTCGCTGACAACGAAGGTGAGCTGACGGCCCGGGTGCGCCCTGGCGACGTCGTCATCCTCCACGACCCGCAGACGACGGGGCTGATCACGCCAATGAAGCGGGCCGGAGCCATCGTGATCTGGCGCTGTCATGTCGGGTCGGACGACCGGGACAACCCGTTCGTCGTCGGCGCGTGGAACTTCCTGGCGCCCTACCTGGAGGACGCCGACGCCTTCATCTTCTCCCGGGCCACCTATCCACCGGCGTGGCTGAACGGAGGCCGGGTCCACGTGATCCCTCCGTCCATCGACCCCTTTTCCGCCAAGAACCAGGAACTGGCGCCCGGCGCCGTGCGATCGATCCTGGCGCGCATCGGCCTGCTACAAGCAACCGCAGGGGCGGGGTCGCCCGAGTTCATGCACCGGGACGGACTGCCCGGCACCGTGACCGACGTCGCCGACATCGTCGCCGAGGGTGGACGACTCGACCCCGACGCGCCCGTCGTCGTGCAGATCTCACGGTGGGACCGGCTGAAGGACATGTTCGGGGTGATGTGCGGCTTTGTCGAGCACGTCGGCGGCGACAGCGGGGCCAACCTGATCCTGGCCGGCCCGGAGGCGAAGGGCGTAGCGGACGACCCGGAGGCCCTCGCCGTCTACAGCGAGTGCCTGGAGGGCTGGCGTCAGCTGCCATCGGACCAGCGACGGCGCGTCCGGCTGGTCAAGCTCCCGATGGATGACGTCGAAGCCAACGCGGCCATGGTGAACGCCCTCCAGCGTCACGCCGCCGTCGTGGTGCAGAAGAGCCTTGTCGAGGGCTTCGGGCTGACGGTCGCCGAGGCCATGTGGAAGAGCCGGCCGGTGGTGGCCAGCGCCGTGGGCGGCATCAACGACCAGATCGTCGACGGCGAGAGCGGTCGCCTCCTTCCGGACCCGACCGATCTCGCCGCCTTCGGAGCGATCGTCGACAGCCTGCTGCACGACCCGAGCGAGCGGCAGCGGCTGGGCCGTGAGGCGCGCCGGCGGGTCCTCGATCAGTTCATGGGCGACCGTCATCTGATCCAGTACGGCCAGCTGCTCGACGAGCTGCTGGTACCCGCGGCCCCCCCGGCGCCCTCGGCACTCAGACCCGCAGGACCGTGA